Proteins found in one archaeon genomic segment:
- a CDS encoding FAD-binding oxidoreductase, translated as MQANPIWPVTKRRAALEKDLRCDVLVVGGGMAGISSARALKKEGRDVALIERDEVGGPATGASSGVLYYGSGTNFVPGVEVFGQETTEKLWLETSKVISEIKSLAPKADCGFRSCGAVMIAQNDEDLASVQEEHEALRTLGLPTTLLSTDQLSEIYPLVLFKGGISFDAVGQVHPARLASALAEMEGLTIFEGTPMVSWNEDGDKVTVKTDRAQIECSQLVLATNLEPVPGIGDGVETEGSVIIASTPTNRVPDVFPEEKIYWTMEEKYDLFYPRGDRLILELYQLGEEEEKMKRYFPGVEFSTDQIWGENWSKPRDWRPLLGMLTMRTALAAGMGDQGIIMSWLSGSKVPGLLKGEQDWFTDLTSPRRFSIGGAQA; from the coding sequence TTGCAGGCTAACCCCATCTGGCCGGTTACAAAGAGGCGGGCGGCACTAGAGAAGGACCTTCGCTGCGACGTGCTCGTGGTCGGAGGGGGGATGGCCGGGATCTCCTCCGCAAGGGCTCTGAAAAAGGAGGGGCGCGACGTGGCGCTCATCGAGAGGGATGAAGTGGGAGGGCCAGCTACCGGTGCCAGTTCTGGGGTGCTATACTACGGGAGCGGGACCAACTTCGTCCCGGGGGTCGAGGTCTTCGGCCAGGAGACCACAGAGAAGCTCTGGCTTGAAACCTCCAAAGTAATCTCAGAAATCAAGAGCCTGGCGCCGAAGGCCGACTGCGGGTTCCGGTCTTGCGGCGCGGTGATGATCGCCCAGAACGACGAAGATCTAGCGTCGGTGCAAGAGGAGCACGAGGCCCTCAGGACCCTGGGCCTTCCCACAACCCTCCTGAGTACAGACCAGCTGTCCGAGATCTACCCACTGGTCCTGTTCAAGGGCGGTATCTCATTCGACGCGGTCGGGCAGGTCCATCCCGCGAGGCTCGCCTCGGCCCTCGCAGAAATGGAAGGCCTGACCATCTTCGAAGGGACTCCCATGGTCTCATGGAATGAGGACGGCGACAAGGTGACCGTCAAGACAGACAGGGCCCAGATAGAGTGCTCGCAGCTCGTGCTCGCCACGAACTTAGAGCCAGTCCCCGGGATAGGCGATGGCGTCGAGACCGAGGGGTCAGTGATCATCGCGAGCACACCGACGAACAGGGTCCCGGACGTCTTCCCGGAGGAGAAGATCTACTGGACGATGGAGGAGAAGTACGACCTCTTCTATCCGAGGGGCGACAGGCTCATCCTCGAGCTCTACCAGCTCGGGGAAGAGGAGGAGAAGATGAAACGTTACTTCCCCGGCGTCGAGTTCTCGACCGACCAGATCTGGGGCGAGAACTGGTCCAAGCCAAGGGACTGGAGGCCACTCCTCGGAATGCTTACCATGAGGACGGCTCTGGCCGCAGGAATGGGCGACCAGGGGATAATCATGAGCTGGCTGAGCGGCTCGAAGGTTCCGGGGCTTCTCAAAGGAGAGCAAGACTGGTTCACCGACCTGACTTCGCCTCGAAGGTTCTCCATCGGAGGCGCGCAGGCATGA
- a CDS encoding ZIP family metal transporter, translated as MVDFTQLILLGAIAGFTIFLGLPVVLVGISERVRGFLNAFAIGILLFLIVDVFSHAWDQASGAALSASHGGLPASTALLDLGLMFGGLALGLLGLVFYERRYMAVGNEGSMAHKLSTMIALGIGAHNLSEGLAIGQSYASSELGLAVVLIVGFGVHNSTEGFGITAPLVGISPKPKKSFLAKVLFIGGAPTFFGTIIGSQFSSPEAYILFLSIAGGALVYVTMTMFNTGRRQYSSNLMMGGIFFGLCTGFLTDLVVALGGA; from the coding sequence ATGGTCGACTTCACTCAGCTCATCCTCCTTGGCGCGATAGCTGGCTTCACGATCTTCCTCGGCCTTCCCGTGGTGCTTGTGGGAATAAGCGAGAGGGTCAGGGGGTTCCTCAACGCCTTCGCCATCGGGATCCTCCTCTTCCTCATCGTTGACGTATTCAGCCACGCGTGGGACCAGGCATCAGGCGCTGCGCTCTCCGCCTCGCATGGAGGCCTGCCGGCCTCGACCGCCTTGCTCGACCTCGGGCTCATGTTTGGAGGCCTTGCGCTCGGGCTACTGGGGCTCGTCTTCTACGAGAGGAGGTACATGGCGGTCGGGAACGAAGGCTCGATGGCCCACAAGCTGTCCACGATGATAGCTCTGGGCATCGGAGCTCACAATTTGAGCGAAGGTCTGGCGATAGGACAGTCTTACGCGTCCAGCGAGCTGGGTCTCGCCGTTGTCCTCATCGTCGGGTTCGGGGTGCACAACTCCACGGAGGGGTTCGGGATCACCGCGCCCCTGGTCGGGATCAGCCCCAAGCCTAAGAAGTCCTTCCTCGCCAAAGTGCTCTTCATCGGTGGGGCTCCAACCTTCTTCGGCACCATCATCGGGAGCCAGTTCTCGAGCCCCGAGGCCTACATCCTCTTTCTTTCGATCGCCGGAGGCGCGCTGGTCTACGTGACAATGACGATGTTCAACACGGGAAGGAGGCAGTACAGCAGCAACCTGATGATGGGAGGCATTTTCTTCGGTCTCTGCACCGGGTTTCTGACTGACCTCGTCGTGGCCTTGGGTGGCGCCTAG
- the trxB gene encoding thioredoxin-disulfide reductase produces the protein MSSDSVEKLVIIGSGPAGLTAAIYGCRADLNPLVYMGTKYGGQLMLTSDVENFPGFPDPVLGPDLIMKMRAQAERLGARLVQDDVVKVDFRRHPFEVYTESGVTRTLSVIIATGANPRRLNLSSEMKLMGRGVSNCAVCDGFFFRGKKVAVVGGGDTAMEEATFLTKFASSVQVIHRRDELRASAALQKEARENPKISFLWDTAVTEVLGDGKVHGIKTKNLKTGGESTLELDGVFVAIGYDPNTEIFRGQVELDEKGYVAVKNHTESSVPGVFVAGDVHDFRYRQAVTAAADGCKALLDAEKFVKQKLEVKAVS, from the coding sequence ATGAGTAGCGACTCGGTAGAGAAGCTGGTGATCATCGGTTCTGGTCCGGCCGGGCTGACGGCCGCGATCTATGGCTGCAGGGCCGACCTCAACCCCCTGGTCTACATGGGAACGAAGTACGGAGGGCAGCTAATGCTTACCAGCGACGTGGAGAACTTTCCGGGCTTCCCTGACCCCGTGCTCGGCCCCGACCTGATTATGAAGATGAGAGCCCAGGCCGAGAGGCTGGGCGCCAGGCTTGTCCAGGATGACGTGGTCAAGGTGGACTTCCGGAGGCATCCGTTCGAAGTCTACACCGAGTCGGGCGTCACCAGGACTTTGAGCGTGATCATAGCGACAGGAGCCAACCCGAGGCGCCTGAACCTCTCGTCGGAGATGAAGCTGATGGGCAGGGGCGTATCGAACTGCGCGGTCTGCGACGGTTTCTTCTTCAGGGGGAAGAAGGTCGCTGTCGTAGGAGGGGGAGACACCGCCATGGAGGAGGCGACCTTCCTGACAAAGTTCGCGTCTTCGGTCCAGGTCATCCACAGGAGGGACGAGTTGAGGGCGAGCGCAGCCCTGCAGAAGGAGGCCCGAGAGAACCCCAAGATCAGCTTCCTGTGGGACACGGCCGTGACCGAGGTGCTCGGGGACGGAAAGGTGCACGGGATCAAGACGAAGAACCTCAAGACCGGAGGCGAAAGCACGCTGGAGCTCGACGGGGTCTTCGTGGCAATCGGGTACGACCCCAACACCGAGATCTTCAGGGGGCAGGTCGAGCTGGACGAGAAGGGTTACGTGGCGGTCAAGAACCACACTGAGAGCAGCGTCCCGGGGGTCTTCGTCGCCGGGGACGTGCACGACTTTCGGTACAGGCAGGCGGTCACCGCGGCCGCGGACGGTTGCAAGGCCCTGTTGGACGCCGAGAAGTTCGTGAAGCAGAAGCTCGAAGTGAAAGCTGTCAGTTAA
- a CDS encoding N-6 DNA methylase — protein MASARPVAQSGDTKRVAEWFGIPESDAQDWLIGNKTLENVLNLSPSEDATITHFIVPFLRRALGYSVKDIDIKPHLTRNAGRAVKQMGGQSDVVVRKHDDPVFVIEAKSYGHALKSATEDAEGQAYDYSQANELKPKPRFYLDTNVVETHIYETNSRKELPFSPVMENELVSKFVEMQKWLSKKRIVALGRRLSYAPVVRAPVSDDKEFGHLLLNCQNEMRNASKSKTGKDAFTEMNKLLFIKLYEDRREREGKENRFTLQKVEAEGENYIGGTLFEDLKTHYRLKNVPIFRSEDKLELDDVIVNGIVETLQKKFLVDEEGKVYPPVAHVYENFVSTIFRGENGQYFTPRRIVDFMVDMVGPSWGSEGLRCVDPACGSGGFLLSVFTILDNELRQRFMEKTAEGNWLPFNEASGEEYDRVKKSLCEEMLVGFDNEDTIAKTAAMNLSVHGDGSTGIHYGDSLRRIAFENELKEGSFKLALTNPPFSSNADLGTVYDLDGTDALGGFELAYIHRYDEEKHDFEWTKSEENLRGRDKKILFIERGYQLLEEGGTLGIIVDDGVLDNPTEAYVRDFIKKKFNIKAIVSLPWGAFHEQGAENFTSILLLQKKGTGITQGPEVFMAMAENLGESYGKSTKRLPNDLKDILDDYRKFKSGRSWLSKFSFICKVSDLLNSYDPVTKQVNNRLDPKFYSPRRLAILKAIEETGRARPISEVVDFDREEVTGDANDYGSKFIDRITKGGEIQYEVIGGSSDPKLKKTQIFRKGDLVVSRIQLKNAIVGVVPDDIDEILATDEYYKLVPKKEEGEDVVLRKYLRIVLTSEPFNFLVNATFTGQYGRTAEEELGRLKIPVYDLPTQRAIVGKYDESMARVKSLVEESASTEDQLMTDISTDVFKKPL, from the coding sequence GTGGCGTCTGCCCGACCCGTGGCCCAGAGCGGCGATACAAAACGCGTCGCGGAATGGTTCGGGATACCAGAATCTGATGCCCAAGACTGGCTGATTGGGAACAAGACGCTTGAGAATGTCCTCAATCTCTCCCCGTCCGAGGACGCCACGATAACGCACTTCATCGTCCCGTTCCTCCGCCGCGCCCTCGGGTATTCGGTCAAAGACATCGACATCAAACCACATCTCACGAGGAACGCTGGGAGGGCCGTCAAGCAGATGGGCGGCCAAAGCGACGTGGTGGTCAGGAAGCATGATGACCCTGTCTTTGTGATTGAGGCAAAGAGCTACGGCCACGCGCTGAAGTCAGCGACGGAAGATGCCGAAGGACAGGCTTACGATTACTCGCAGGCCAATGAACTCAAACCGAAGCCACGGTTCTACCTCGATACAAATGTCGTCGAGACCCACATCTACGAGACCAATTCGAGGAAAGAACTTCCATTCTCTCCTGTCATGGAGAACGAGCTGGTCTCAAAGTTCGTGGAGATGCAGAAGTGGCTCTCAAAGAAGCGGATAGTTGCTCTCGGAAGGCGACTGAGCTACGCCCCTGTCGTTAGGGCGCCCGTGTCCGATGACAAAGAGTTCGGCCATCTGCTCCTCAACTGCCAGAACGAAATGCGGAATGCGAGCAAGTCCAAGACAGGGAAGGATGCCTTCACCGAAATGAACAAGCTCCTCTTCATCAAACTTTACGAGGACAGAAGAGAAAGGGAGGGCAAGGAGAACCGTTTCACTCTTCAGAAGGTCGAAGCGGAAGGGGAGAACTACATAGGGGGCACGCTCTTCGAAGACCTCAAGACCCATTACCGCCTGAAGAATGTCCCGATATTCAGGAGTGAAGACAAGCTCGAACTCGACGACGTGATAGTTAACGGGATAGTAGAGACCCTTCAGAAGAAGTTCCTCGTCGACGAGGAGGGGAAGGTGTATCCCCCTGTCGCCCACGTTTACGAGAACTTCGTTAGCACCATATTCCGAGGGGAGAACGGTCAATACTTCACGCCGAGGAGAATCGTCGACTTCATGGTCGACATGGTGGGCCCGTCTTGGGGGTCAGAAGGTCTGCGTTGCGTCGACCCTGCCTGCGGAAGCGGCGGATTCCTTCTGTCCGTATTCACGATTCTTGACAACGAACTCAGACAGCGGTTCATGGAGAAGACCGCCGAAGGAAACTGGCTCCCCTTCAACGAGGCGAGTGGGGAGGAATACGATAGGGTCAAGAAAAGTCTCTGCGAGGAGATGCTCGTAGGGTTCGACAACGAAGATACAATAGCGAAGACTGCGGCCATGAACCTTAGCGTCCACGGTGACGGCTCGACTGGCATTCACTATGGAGATTCACTTAGGAGGATAGCATTTGAGAACGAGTTGAAGGAGGGTTCGTTCAAACTCGCGCTGACAAACCCTCCGTTCAGTTCCAACGCAGACCTCGGAACAGTGTATGACTTGGACGGGACGGACGCTCTTGGAGGTTTCGAACTCGCTTACATTCATCGATACGACGAAGAGAAGCACGATTTCGAATGGACGAAGAGTGAAGAGAACCTGAGAGGGAGGGACAAGAAGATTCTCTTCATCGAGCGTGGATACCAGCTCCTGGAGGAAGGTGGGACGCTCGGGATAATCGTAGATGATGGGGTCTTAGACAATCCCACCGAAGCATATGTCAGGGACTTCATCAAGAAGAAGTTCAACATCAAAGCAATCGTTTCGCTCCCGTGGGGGGCGTTCCACGAACAGGGTGCCGAGAACTTTACGAGCATACTCTTGCTCCAGAAGAAGGGGACAGGAATCACTCAGGGCCCAGAAGTCTTCATGGCAATGGCGGAGAACTTGGGCGAGAGCTACGGGAAGAGCACGAAACGGCTACCCAACGACCTTAAGGATATCCTCGACGATTACAGGAAGTTCAAGAGTGGTAGGTCGTGGCTCTCAAAGTTCTCGTTCATCTGCAAAGTTTCGGACCTTTTGAACTCATACGACCCAGTCACCAAACAGGTCAACAATAGGCTCGACCCGAAGTTCTATTCTCCCAGACGCCTCGCAATCCTCAAAGCGATAGAGGAAACGGGGAGGGCAAGACCAATCAGCGAAGTCGTCGACTTTGACCGTGAGGAGGTGACGGGGGATGCCAACGACTACGGGAGTAAGTTCATCGACCGTATTACCAAAGGAGGCGAGATACAATACGAAGTTATCGGTGGAAGCTCAGACCCGAAGCTGAAGAAGACCCAGATTTTCCGCAAAGGAGATTTGGTTGTATCGAGAATCCAGCTCAAGAACGCCATCGTCGGAGTCGTCCCTGACGACATTGACGAAATTCTTGCGACTGACGAGTATTACAAGCTCGTCCCCAAGAAAGAAGAAGGCGAGGATGTTGTTCTCAGGAAGTATCTCAGAATCGTCCTCACCTCTGAGCCGTTCAACTTCCTCGTCAACGCGACCTTCACTGGACAATACGGGAGAACGGCAGAGGAAGAGCTTGGACGGCTGAAGATTCCAGTCTACGACCTGCCCACCCAACGGGCGATAGTGGGGAAGTATGACGAGAGCATGGCGAGAGTTAAGTCGCTCGTCGAGGAGTCTGCCTCTACTGAGGACCAACTGATGACGGATATTTCGACCGATGTGTTCAAGAAGCCGCTTTAG
- a CDS encoding Rieske 2Fe-2S domain-containing protein: MMEDFEKVAETSELPPGKVKIVKSGNAEVWVANIEGSYFAHPNKCTHAGGPVGRGRLNGYVVQCPNHGSRFDVRTGAVVGGPASVPLPSIEVKVEGTSVWVRKA; this comes from the coding sequence ATGATGGAAGATTTCGAGAAGGTCGCCGAGACCTCCGAGCTTCCTCCGGGAAAGGTCAAGATAGTGAAGTCGGGGAACGCGGAGGTCTGGGTCGCGAACATCGAGGGCTCGTACTTCGCTCACCCCAACAAGTGCACCCACGCAGGCGGGCCCGTCGGCAGGGGCAGGCTCAACGGGTACGTGGTCCAATGCCCGAATCACGGTTCGAGGTTCGACGTGAGAACAGGGGCCGTCGTAGGGGGCCCTGCTTCGGTGCCGCTTCCTTCGATAGAGGTCAAGGTCGAGGGCACCTCGGTCTGGGTCCGCAAGGCCTGA
- the amrS gene encoding AmmeMemoRadiSam system radical SAM enzyme — MAGHIDPIEKKPVVHYRPGSKIFSIATSGCSWACHPAGSQVLLSDGTTKAVESVLPGDMLWSYDINAGMRIEPNVVTHAQMLTGRLWEVTYGDNDQRPILLTEEHPVLTKEGWKVVSQLGAGDEILRVWQAQTESWNKKHAARGRTGFFTCHKCGEKLIGYDDWNRHRGRCYTLGMKHSDESLLRSRERMKANNPMKDPDVARRALQSSKERFLRDDTHGWHRNVERLRTWLHQHPSKSQLKLYPLLDSLEMPYEKEYRVKLEKRLEHSKSYYIADAAFVEEKLDVEVDGWWHYHDPEVQASDRIRDETLRANGWDVLRISGSYLFNHSEESKALVVARLSKPQMANMRLWVDVKSSRPTDRQEAVYSFETITDHNYVADGILVHNCSYCQNSDISQLRKIEGVDARPDEIVSNAVSYGCEGIAYTYNQPTIFMEYARDVGRLARSKGLFNIFVSNGYDTPEAVSMMNEFLDCVTVDFKGSGETGFVRKYISIPNADPIFQSLLEVKEKTKVHVEITDLIVPEVGESLEAAEKLCRWVYDKMGPETPVHFLRFHPDYKMMDLPLTPVKTLERHYDIAKKAGLNYVYIGNVPGHPAESTYCPGCGGVLIKRNGYEILGYNLDSQNRCTTCGTKTPIVGPLSKSYADDRFLPVIN; from the coding sequence ATGGCCGGGCACATCGACCCGATTGAGAAGAAGCCGGTGGTCCACTATCGGCCCGGGTCAAAGATCTTCTCGATCGCCACAAGCGGATGTTCATGGGCGTGCCATCCGGCTGGGTCTCAGGTCTTACTTTCGGACGGCACGACGAAGGCGGTTGAAAGCGTGCTTCCTGGCGACATGCTTTGGTCTTACGACATCAATGCGGGGATGCGCATCGAACCCAACGTCGTTACCCATGCGCAGATGTTGACTGGAAGACTTTGGGAGGTGACATACGGCGATAACGACCAAAGACCAATCCTTCTGACAGAAGAGCACCCCGTCCTCACCAAGGAGGGCTGGAAGGTGGTCAGCCAATTGGGTGCAGGAGACGAGATTCTTCGGGTTTGGCAGGCACAAACAGAGAGCTGGAACAAGAAACACGCTGCCCGCGGCAGAACAGGGTTTTTCACCTGCCACAAGTGCGGAGAGAAGCTCATAGGATATGACGACTGGAACCGCCACCGGGGGCGGTGTTATACTCTGGGCATGAAGCACTCGGATGAATCGCTCCTCCGAAGCCGCGAGCGGATGAAGGCCAACAACCCGATGAAAGACCCTGATGTGGCCCGGCGTGCGCTCCAGTCCAGCAAGGAGCGTTTCCTCAGAGATGACACGCATGGATGGCACAGAAACGTCGAGCGACTGCGGACCTGGCTTCATCAGCATCCGTCGAAGTCTCAGCTCAAACTCTATCCATTGCTGGACTCCTTGGAAATGCCGTACGAGAAGGAGTACCGAGTCAAGTTAGAGAAGCGGCTCGAACACTCGAAGTCGTACTACATTGCAGACGCAGCTTTCGTGGAAGAAAAGTTAGATGTCGAGGTCGACGGATGGTGGCACTATCACGACCCTGAAGTCCAAGCCAGTGATCGCATTAGGGACGAGACCCTCCGAGCAAACGGTTGGGACGTGCTCAGAATCTCTGGCTCCTATTTGTTCAACCACTCCGAAGAGTCGAAAGCACTCGTGGTAGCTCGTCTGTCGAAGCCCCAGATGGCAAACATGAGGCTCTGGGTTGATGTAAAGTCGTCCCGACCCACTGACAGACAAGAGGCAGTTTACAGTTTCGAAACTATCACCGACCACAATTATGTTGCGGATGGGATTCTTGTCCATAATTGTTCATACTGTCAAAATAGCGACATCAGCCAGCTGCGCAAGATCGAAGGGGTCGATGCGAGGCCCGATGAAATCGTCTCCAACGCGGTCTCCTACGGCTGCGAGGGGATCGCCTATACTTACAACCAGCCGACAATCTTCATGGAGTACGCCCGGGACGTCGGTCGCCTGGCCCGCTCCAAGGGCCTCTTCAACATCTTCGTCTCCAACGGCTACGACACCCCTGAAGCCGTCTCGATGATGAACGAATTCCTAGATTGCGTCACAGTAGACTTCAAGGGGAGCGGGGAGACCGGCTTCGTCCGAAAGTACATCTCGATCCCAAACGCCGACCCCATCTTCCAGAGCCTCCTCGAGGTCAAGGAGAAGACCAAGGTGCACGTCGAGATAACCGATCTCATCGTCCCCGAGGTCGGCGAGTCCCTCGAGGCCGCCGAGAAGCTCTGCCGCTGGGTCTACGACAAAATGGGCCCGGAGACTCCGGTCCACTTCCTGCGCTTCCATCCCGACTACAAGATGATGGACCTTCCCCTTACCCCTGTCAAGACGCTTGAAAGGCACTACGACATCGCGAAGAAAGCCGGGCTCAACTACGTCTACATCGGGAACGTCCCTGGCCACCCCGCCGAGAGCACGTACTGCCCGGGCTGCGGGGGCGTCCTCATCAAGCGGAACGGGTACGAGATACTGGGCTACAACCTCGACTCGCAGAACCGGTGCACCACCTGCGGGACAAAGACGCCGATCGTCGGCCCGCTCAGCAAGTCTTACGCTGACGACCGCTTCCTGCCCGTGATTAACTGA
- a CDS encoding winged helix-turn-helix transcriptional regulator, with translation MHALVRFRPMRATPQMGPAQGGEQGAAQVDPAFKRVMTYIFLGTRGGYNRVRIVELIREAPLNPNQISEKLSLDYKTVQHHIRLLEENGVIVPNAKGAYGAMYFLTPYAEKHFDAIRGMWARFGQS, from the coding sequence TTGCACGCGCTCGTGCGCTTTCGGCCCATGAGGGCGACGCCGCAGATGGGGCCAGCCCAAGGAGGCGAACAGGGGGCCGCCCAGGTCGACCCGGCCTTCAAGCGGGTGATGACCTACATCTTCCTAGGGACCAGGGGCGGATACAACAGGGTCCGGATAGTGGAGTTGATTAGAGAGGCGCCGCTCAACCCCAATCAGATCTCAGAGAAGCTCTCCCTGGATTACAAAACCGTCCAGCACCACATCAGACTGCTGGAGGAGAACGGGGTGATAGTGCCCAACGCGAAGGGGGCGTACGGGGCGATGTACTTCCTGACTCCCTATGCCGAGAAGCACTTCGATGCGATTAGAGGGATGTGGGCGCGATTTGGGCAAAGTTAG